In Candidatus Nomurabacteria bacterium, the following proteins share a genomic window:
- the greA gene encoding transcription elongation factor GreA gives MNDTQAFLTAEKFEELKKELDHLKTVRRKEVAESLEYARSLGDLSENAEYQEARDMQAAIEERIGYLEKVIKEAKIVAHEKKGGVVGLGSIVSIQKDKEKDTRAYTIVGSDEANIHEKKLSYLSPLGEALMGKTKGDEFTFDTPAGKQKYKVLKVE, from the coding sequence ATGAACGATACACAAGCATTTTTAACCGCCGAGAAGTTTGAAGAACTAAAGAAAGAACTAGATCACCTAAAGACGGTCAGAAGAAAGGAAGTGGCCGAGTCATTGGAGTACGCTCGTAGTTTAGGGGACTTATCAGAGAACGCCGAATATCAAGAGGCGCGTGATATGCAGGCCGCGATTGAGGAGAGAATTGGTTACTTGGAAAAGGTTATCAAAGAGGCTAAGATCGTTGCTCATGAGAAGAAAGGAGGAGTCGTTGGGCTGGGGTCAATCGTTTCAATTCAGAAGGATAAGGAAAAAGATACCAGGGCTTACACCATCGTAGGATCTGATGAAGCTAATATTCATGAGAAGAAGCTCTCTTACTTGTCACCACTTGGGGAGGCTTTGATGGGTAAGACTAAGGGGGATGAATTTACTTTCGATACTCCGGCAGGAAAGCAGAAGTATAAAGTGCTTAAGGTAGAGTAA
- a CDS encoding rod shape-determining protein MreC, with the protein MKKYSSTTKVNYRHISHKKRRTWILVAAALIFIGWLLPWLTSQVASVALYPFHVVTVWVKNSNGVFPTYLRSKAELVTELEELRAKDATETGTQLTIQRLLMENMQLRKLANVDTPNQRIVARVIAQPSTLVYDSLQIDQGSEAGLEVGMPVYSGLDSVLGIVSHVTPKYSFVELFTTSGFEATAYIIGPNVFADIQGVGGGVARVSLPQGVPMTVGNEVLLPALTSGVYGEIAWVENHPTQPEQYGYVVPPVAMNSIFYVSIDTNVVQPKTEVEIVDNIEEEIEQKLKLNRELTDSLTDVLATQDIAVLEVASSSASTTVSD; encoded by the coding sequence ATGAAGAAATACTCATCGACAACGAAGGTGAATTATCGCCATATCAGTCATAAAAAACGACGGACTTGGATTTTGGTGGCAGCGGCGCTTATTTTTATTGGCTGGTTACTACCTTGGCTTACGTCACAAGTGGCTTCGGTTGCCCTTTATCCATTTCATGTGGTTACTGTCTGGGTTAAAAATTCAAATGGTGTTTTTCCTACTTATTTACGTTCAAAGGCGGAACTCGTGACAGAGTTGGAAGAATTGCGAGCAAAAGACGCTACCGAAACCGGTACTCAACTTACAATCCAGCGTTTGTTAATGGAGAATATGCAGTTGAGGAAGTTGGCAAATGTTGATACTCCCAATCAGCGCATAGTAGCTCGGGTTATCGCTCAACCTAGTACTTTGGTCTATGATTCACTTCAAATTGATCAAGGTTCAGAGGCTGGGCTTGAAGTTGGGATGCCGGTGTATTCCGGGTTAGACTCTGTTCTTGGTATTGTTAGTCATGTGACTCCAAAATATTCCTTTGTAGAATTATTTACCACCTCTGGGTTTGAGGCCACTGCTTACATAATTGGACCAAATGTATTTGCGGATATTCAGGGAGTTGGTGGTGGGGTGGCACGGGTTAGTTTGCCACAAGGGGTACCAATGACGGTTGGCAATGAGGTATTGTTGCCAGCCCTAACTAGCGGGGTCTATGGTGAGATCGCTTGGGTTGAAAATCACCCGACCCAGCCGGAACAATATGGATATGTTGTACCACCGGTAGCAATGAACAGTATTTTTTATGTTTCAATCGACACAAATGTGGTTCAACCAAAGACAGAGGTAGAAATTGTAGATAATATAGAAGAGGAGATTGAGCAAAAGTTAAAATTAAATCGCGAGTTGACTGATTCACTTACCGACGTTTTAGCTACTCAAGATATAGCAGTATTAGAGGTTGCGTCTTCGAGTGCGTCGACAACAGTCAGTGATTAA
- a CDS encoding rod shape-determining protein, giving the protein MGRLSQNFNKLLSVVSTDMAIDLGTANTLVYVKNKGIVLNEPTIVAVNKKTGQLVAVGIEAKTMQGRTPQHIEVVRPLVDGVISDFEVTEEMLGYLINKVQNETRSLVPPRILIGVPSGITNVEMRAARDAAKNAGARDVFLIEEPMAAAIGAKLPINKAAGNMIIDIGGGTTDIAVISLNGIVVAKNLRVAGDHLNAAISSYVRDQFKVYVGEKTAEDAKIALASVNPEGSGNEMIIRGRDVMTGLPREVIITASDVRDAVVNQIDSIVETTKAVLEKTPPEVLADVMQRGVHVCGGGALIPGLSTLLEESLQVPVIVVPDPLRSVIRGTGIVIENFEEYEEILIDNEGELSPYQS; this is encoded by the coding sequence ATGGGTAGGTTATCGCAAAATTTCAACAAGCTTTTATCGGTTGTTTCAACTGATATGGCTATTGACCTAGGTACGGCTAATACTCTGGTTTACGTTAAAAACAAGGGTATTGTACTAAATGAGCCAACGATAGTAGCGGTTAATAAGAAAACTGGCCAGTTAGTGGCGGTCGGTATCGAGGCTAAAACTATGCAGGGGCGTACGCCACAGCACATTGAAGTGGTGCGACCATTGGTGGATGGTGTGATCTCTGATTTTGAAGTAACCGAGGAAATGCTTGGTTACCTGATAAATAAAGTACAAAACGAAACTCGTTCATTAGTTCCGCCACGAATTTTGATTGGTGTACCGTCTGGTATCACTAATGTGGAAATGCGAGCGGCTCGAGATGCGGCTAAGAACGCTGGTGCTCGTGATGTGTTTCTAATTGAAGAACCTATGGCTGCCGCTATTGGCGCCAAATTACCAATAAATAAAGCAGCCGGTAACATGATTATTGATATCGGTGGAGGAACTACCGATATCGCGGTTATTTCTCTTAATGGTATTGTGGTGGCCAAAAATTTACGGGTGGCCGGTGATCATTTGAATGCTGCTATTTCGTCTTATGTTCGTGATCAATTCAAAGTTTATGTCGGTGAAAAGACGGCAGAAGATGCTAAAATTGCCTTAGCTTCAGTTAATCCGGAGGGAAGTGGTAATGAAATGATTATTCGAGGACGTGACGTTATGACTGGGTTACCACGTGAAGTAATCATCACTGCTAGTGATGTTAGAGATGCGGTAGTAAATCAGATTGATAGCATTGTGGAAACCACTAAAGCTGTCCTTGAAAAAACACCACCGGAAGTCCTGGCCGATGTTATGCAGCGTGGTGTTCATGTCTGTGGTGGTGGGGCGTTGATACCGGGCTTGTCTACTTTACTTGAAGAAAGTCTCCAGGTTCCGGTTATTGTAGTACCCGACCCCCTCCGTTCGGTAATCAGGGGTACGGGGATTGTGATTGAAAATTTTGAAGAATATGAAGAAATACTCATCGACAACGAAGGTGAATTATCGCCATATCAGTCATAA
- a CDS encoding prolyl-tRNA synthetase: MRQSKLFTKTRREAPADEQSKNAQLLIRAGYVYKEMAGVYAYLPLGLKVLEKIKAIVREEMNMVGGQELIMTALQRKELWERTGRWDDEVVDVWFKSELKAGGEVGFGWSHEEPIGEMLKNYIASYKDLPVYVYQFQTKLRNELRAKSGIMRGREFVMKDMYSFCVDGDAHEAFYKETIDAYNRVYDRLGLGEDTFVTFASGGAFTEFSHEFQTICEAGEDAIYINREKDIAINEEVLNDETLAKLGITESDLTKVKTAEVGNIFNFGRQKADDIGLTFKTEEGNDLPVWMGSYGIGITRVMGVIVEKFADEKGIVWPENIAPYKVHLVGLNMEDEAVADWVTGIYMNLLERGVEVLFDDREATRAGEKFADSDLIGIPYRVVLSKKAKEEGKFEVVNRATGEVRHLTEEELYRDFDTNSDT; this comes from the coding sequence ATGCGACAATCAAAATTATTTACCAAAACCAGACGAGAAGCACCAGCTGACGAACAGTCTAAAAATGCTCAGTTGTTAATACGGGCCGGATATGTCTATAAAGAAATGGCTGGGGTTTATGCTTACTTACCACTTGGTCTTAAGGTGCTCGAAAAGATAAAAGCTATTGTCAGAGAAGAGATGAACATGGTTGGTGGCCAGGAACTGATTATGACAGCTCTGCAGCGAAAGGAGCTCTGGGAGCGGACTGGTCGGTGGGATGATGAGGTGGTTGATGTGTGGTTTAAATCTGAGCTTAAAGCCGGTGGAGAGGTTGGTTTCGGCTGGAGTCACGAAGAACCGATTGGAGAAATGCTCAAAAACTACATTGCCAGTTATAAGGATTTACCGGTTTATGTTTACCAGTTTCAAACTAAACTACGTAATGAGCTTAGAGCCAAAAGCGGCATCATGCGCGGCCGAGAATTTGTCATGAAAGACATGTATTCTTTTTGTGTTGATGGTGATGCACACGAAGCTTTTTATAAAGAGACTATAGACGCTTATAATCGTGTCTACGATAGATTAGGGCTTGGTGAAGATACTTTTGTGACTTTTGCATCTGGTGGTGCCTTTACAGAATTTAGTCACGAATTTCAGACTATTTGTGAGGCCGGTGAAGATGCAATATATATCAACCGCGAAAAAGATATAGCCATAAACGAAGAGGTTTTAAACGATGAGACTCTGGCCAAGCTTGGAATAACCGAATCTGACCTAACTAAGGTCAAAACGGCTGAGGTGGGAAACATTTTTAATTTCGGACGTCAGAAAGCTGACGATATCGGTTTGACTTTCAAAACTGAGGAAGGAAACGATCTTCCGGTTTGGATGGGTTCATATGGTATTGGAATCACTCGCGTAATGGGGGTTATTGTCGAGAAATTTGCCGATGAAAAGGGGATTGTTTGGCCTGAAAATATCGCTCCTTACAAGGTTCATTTGGTGGGTCTCAATATGGAAGACGAAGCAGTAGCTGACTGGGTTACAGGTATTTATATGAATCTGTTAGAGCGCGGAGTTGAAGTACTTTTTGATGATCGTGAAGCTACTCGGGCTGGTGAAAAGTTTGCAGACAGTGATTTGATTGGTATTCCGTATCGGGTCGTGTTGAGCAAGAAGGCTAAAGAAGAAGGTAAGTTTGAAGTGGTAAACCGGGCTACTGGAGAAGTTAGACATCTAACCGAAGAGGAATTATATAGAGATTTTGATACTAATAGCGATACATAG
- the rseP gene encoding RIP metalloprotease RseP produces MTIILFLLVLFVLILVHEWGHFIVAKKTGMRVDEFGIGFPPKMYGIKKGETEYSFNALPIGGFVKIYGENLEEIPGDEVDKARAFGSRPKWAQALVLVAGVAMNVLFAWFLFFVVFMLGTPTAVEESVATDEAVLYVSGVLPGSPLYEKLSAGSEILSVGSADDELMKPTPSTFTEFIQAHADEELSINYKNGDDTGTVNVTPETGLIPGEESKAAVGVSLALVETVPRSFFTAIVDSFFATVNGLEQIVTGLYSLLVGAVSGTADLSQVAGPVGIVNMVGDAAQFGVVALLTFTAVISLNLAVINLLPIPALDGGRLVFVAIEAVTRRPINPNWAGHLNLIGFALLMLLMIVVTYNDIVRLFTN; encoded by the coding sequence ATGACAATTATTTTATTCCTATTAGTATTATTTGTACTTATTCTGGTGCATGAATGGGGGCATTTTATTGTAGCCAAAAAAACCGGCATGCGGGTGGATGAGTTTGGTATTGGGTTTCCGCCAAAAATGTACGGTATTAAAAAAGGTGAAACCGAATATTCATTTAATGCTCTGCCGATTGGTGGATTTGTAAAAATTTATGGGGAAAACTTGGAAGAGATTCCTGGTGATGAGGTGGATAAGGCGCGAGCCTTCGGCTCGCGCCCAAAATGGGCCCAAGCCCTCGTTTTGGTAGCTGGCGTTGCCATGAATGTCTTATTTGCTTGGTTTTTGTTTTTCGTTGTTTTCATGTTGGGTACGCCGACAGCGGTTGAAGAGTCAGTGGCTACCGATGAAGCGGTACTGTATGTCTCAGGTGTTTTGCCAGGTAGTCCGCTATATGAGAAGTTATCAGCTGGTTCTGAGATTTTAAGCGTAGGGTCGGCAGACGATGAGTTGATGAAACCGACCCCGTCAACTTTTACGGAATTTATTCAAGCTCATGCTGACGAAGAATTAAGTATTAATTATAAAAATGGAGACGACACTGGGACGGTTAATGTTACACCAGAAACCGGTTTAATACCGGGAGAGGAAAGCAAGGCAGCTGTCGGTGTCTCTCTAGCGCTAGTTGAAACTGTACCTCGTTCATTTTTCACCGCTATCGTCGACTCGTTTTTTGCTACCGTTAATGGTTTGGAGCAAATTGTGACCGGTCTTTATTCTTTGTTGGTTGGAGCAGTTTCTGGCACAGCTGATTTATCACAAGTGGCTGGACCGGTTGGTATTGTTAACATGGTTGGTGACGCGGCCCAATTTGGGGTGGTAGCTTTGTTAACGTTCACGGCTGTTATTTCTCTTAATCTGGCTGTTATTAATCTTCTACCAATTCCAGCTCTGGATGGAGGCCGGTTGGTGTTTGTGGCTATAGAAGCGGTAACTCGCCGACCAATTAACCCAAATTGGGCCGGCCACTTAAATCTTATCGGTTTTGCACTATTGATGCTTTTAATGATCGTGGTTACTTATAACGATATTGTTCGTCTTTTTACTAATTAG